The genomic stretch AAGAGCCAAACGATGTGCCTGTAAACTTAACAGCTGAGCCACCTGTTGTTGGAAAAGGTGATAAGAAAAGACGCGGTGGTAATAACGGCAGTGGTCGTTCACGCTCTAATTCTAAAAACTATTCACAACAAAACCGTCGTGGAAACTCTAAGCGATTTGGAGATAAGCGCCGTAGCAATAACAGCGGTGGTCAAGGAAATCGTCAAAATAACCGCAAAGATTCACGTACAAAAGCATAAAATAAAAGCGAGCCAATTGGCTCGCTTATTTTTTTTGCCGTTAGGAAATACTAAAAGGAAAGTGAGGTGTTTTCAATGTCCACGTTAGTGCGTTTAGGGTATGTAGCAATGAGTGTGCAATTACAGAATGCATCGCCTTCTCAGACGATGACATTTGCACAGTTTGGGCGAATTCGAGACCGAGTAGCTGCCATTTCCAAACTAGAGCGTATTGCTATTTCAAACTTAGAAAATTGTTTGAGGTTATTAAAGCATAATGCTTGGAGTGAAGTGGAATTTTTTCGACTTAGTTCAAAGCTTATTCCCCTTGCTAACCATCCCGAACTTAGTGATTGGAACTACATAAACGCTTTAAAACCTGTCATGTTCAAGATTCGTCAGTTTCTAGAAGAAAATCCAATGCGCGTTGATTTTCATCCCGATCATTTTGTTGTGCTAAACTCTACAGATAAAGATATTTTCAAGCACTCTCTTGAAACGCTTCAAATGCATAAAAAGTTATTAAAAGGAATGGGGATACTACCCAAAAACCGTTGTGTTTTACATGTTGGCGGGGCTTATAATGACAAAGAAAAAGCGCTTGAACAGTTTATTCATAACTGGGGGTTAGTACCTCATTCTATTCAAGAAATGATTATGCTTGAAAATGATGATACAACATTCTCTGTTCAGGATGCGTTATATCTTTGTGAAAAACTAAACATTCCTTTAATATTTGATTTGCATCATCATCAAGCAAATCATGAAAACCCCGATTGGAAAGAATATTGGCCTAGGATTGTTGCTACGTGGGAACAGGAAAAGCTCCCATTGAAAATGCACATTTCAAGTCCCAAAAGCTCAAAAGAATTTCGTGCCCATGCGGATTACATTGATGCAGAAGAGTTTTATTCATTCCTACAATCAATTTCTGGGACAATACCACAGATTGACTGTATGATTGAAGCAAAACAAAAGGATGCAGCACTTTTTAAACTAATGAATGATTTAAAAATGTATAAAGGAATCAAAATAGTAAATGGATCCACGTTTATTGTAAAATAACAAGAGAACAGTTCTTTGAACGAACTGTTCTCTTGTTATTTACGAGCAAACAAAATGGTTAATAGATAGCCGCTTATAAATCCACCTATATGAGCAACGTTATTTACTCCACTATTTAAAAATCCAGATAGTAATCCTATAATCAGGAGCACAATAACAATTTGTTGATCGCTTTTTGTAAAATAGATCGTTTTGTTTCGAATGAAATAAATGTAGGCACCGAAAATGCCAAAGATTGCACCTGATGCGCCTACATGACTATAATAAGCAGGCTGAATGATAAAGGTAAGTACATTTGCTAATATGCCACATGCCATATAAAAGCCTAGAAATTTATAGCGTGAAAGCTCCCTTTCTAGACGTGGTGCAAATAAAAATAGTGAAAATGAGTTAAACAGCAAATGACCAAAGCTATTGTGTAGGAACATGGATGTTGCCAAGCGCCAATATTCTCCTTGGCTAATGGCACCGTTATAACCAATAAAGTTATAAAATAAGGATTGGATAGATTGGACAGGAATCAAAAATAAAATCCATAAAATTATATGAATACAAAGTAGTAGAAATGTAATTGGGTAGTAGGTTCTGAATTCACGAAAGCTTTCAGTTCGCACAAAGATCATAAACACTTCCTTTCGTAGGGAACTTAGTATAAGTGTTCTAGGTGCATTTCTTTATTTTATGCAGTGTACAAAAAGATAGAAGGATGTGAAGAACAATTGATTAAAGGAATCGGACTAGATATTACAGAGCTAGATCGAATTGAAAAGCTTGTAAAAAGACAGCCTTCATTTGTTACTCGTATTTTAACAAAAAATGAAAAGGTGAGCTACGATAAACTCCAAGGGAAAAGACAGATTGAGTTTCTAGCAGGACGTTTTTCAGCGAAAGAGGCCTATTCTAAAGCATTGGGAACAGGAATAGGAAAAGAGTTAAGCTTTCAAGATATTGAAGTTTTAAATGAACACAGTGGAAAACCAGTGCTTTATGTGCTAAACAGAAACGATAACAAGGACATTCATGTCTCTATTTCACACAGTCAACATTATGTTGTAACACAGGTAATTATTGAAAGCTCGTCAAGCTAGTCTGCATATTCATATTCCCAACTTCATATATTCATATTGCGGACAAGGGAGACAGGAAATATCTTGTTTCTCTCTACATGTAGGTATGACATGATATAAAAGGAGTTGGGGAGATGCATAAAAAGTTTATTGGGTTATTCGCATGCGCTTTTTTACTATTACTATTGGCTGCTTGTGGAGAAAAAAGCCAGCAAGATGTAACGGATGCATTAGATGCTAAGATTGAAGATATGAAAGGGTATAAAGCTGAAGCAGAAATGAAGCTAAATACAGGAAAGGATGCGCAGGTATATGACGTTGAGATTTGGCACAGTAAGCCAACGTATTATCGTGTGAATTTAAAAAATACGAAGAAAGACCAAAGTCAAATGATTTTGCGCAACGATGAAGGTGTCTTTGTCTTAACACCAGCTTTGAACAAAAGCTTCCGTTTCCAAAGCGACTGGCCACAGAACAGTAGCCAAGCTTACTTGTACGAGTCGTTAGTACAAGACATTGTGCAGGATGAGGGTGCTGAATTTAAATCAAACGACAAACATTATGTATTTAAGACAAAGACAAATTATCAAAATAGCACGATGTTACCGAAGCAAGAAATTACGCTGAATAAAAAGGATTTAACACCTGTATCTGTAAAAATTATGGATACAGATAATAAGGTATTAATTGAAGTGGATTTTTCAAAAGTACAATTTGATTCAAAGTTTGATAAAGGTGCATTTGATACAAAGCGTAACATGACCGGGGCAAAAATTGATGTTCCGACAATGGCTACAGAAAAATCTGATGAGTTTGGTGTGCTTTATCCAGAAATTCTACCAAAGGGAGTTAAATTAGCAGAAGAGAAAAAAGTTGAAGGTGAAAATGGTGAGCGAGTTGTCTTAAAATATGAAGGCAAAAAGTCGTTTACGCTTGTGCAAGAGAAAGCAAAAGTAGCGGAAACAGCGGTATCTACAGCTACTTTAACAGCGGGGGAACCATTTGATTTAGGATTTACAGTTGGAGCGCTAACAGATAAGACACTTTCTTGGTCTTATGATGGAATTGACTTTATGATTGGTTCGGAAAACTTAACGCCTGAAGAAATGAGTAAAGTAGCAAACTCAGTTCAAACTCAGCTTGGTAAATAACTGCTTTTAATACAGGCTCGCGAATAGCGAGTCTTTTTGTTTTCTTCTTTGAATACGGTTTCATTTGTGAGAAAATTCAAATCTGTTTAGGCTGATTTTTAGTTCCTGCTAATGAACTTTAATTTTGGATGTATTATACTAGCAAAGTAGCATATGTTTATAATGGTTCTGAAAAAGGAAGTGTCACAATGGTTAAAGCATTTTACCGAGAAACATGGGCAGAAATTAATGCGGATGCAATCTTGTATAATGTTCAAGAAATTAAAAAGTTATTAAAGCCAGGTCAAAAGCTTATGGCTGTAGTGAAAGCAAATGCATATGGACATGGAGATGTAGAAGTAGCAGATTTAGCACTACAAGCAGGTGCTAACATGTTGGCAGTTGCATTTTTGGATGAAGCAATCTCACTTCGTCAGAAAGGGATTAAAGCCCCCATTTTAGTACTAGGAGCTGTGCCACCTCTCTACGTTAAAGAGGCAATTAAATGGAATGTTATAATAACAGCTTATAGTAAGCAATGGATAGAAGAAGTAATGGCAGACCAAGCTAATAATGGAAAGTTAACTATTCATTTGAAAATAGATACTGGAATGGGAAGGCTAGGCTTACGAAGTGATGATGAGATTAAGGAAGTAGCAACACTTTTGAAGTCACAATCCTTTATGGAGGTAGAGGGGGTATTTACTCACTTTGCAACGGCAGATGAACTAAATTCAACGTACTTTCAAAATCAATATAACCGATTTCAAAACGTAGTTCAGCTCATTCAATCTCTAGGAATTAATCCTCCTTTAATTCACTGTGCAAACAGTGCGGCTATTTTTCAGCAGCCAGAAAATTTGTTTACGGCTGCTAGACTAGGCATTTCAATGTATGGATTAAGGCCTTCACCAGAGATGAAGGAAATCATTTCATTTCCTTTAAAAGAGGCTTTTTCATTGCATAGTACACTTGTACATGTTAAAAAAGTAGAGCCGGGTAGTGGAATCAGCTATGGTATTACGTATGAATCGGAGAAAGAAGAATGGATTGGAACGATTCCAATCGGTTATGCGGACGGATGGATTCGAAAGCTTCATAACTTCAATATTCTCGTTGAAGGAAAAAAAGTTCCTGTGGTGGGGCGTATTTGTATGGATCAACTAATGGTACGTCTTCCAGAGCGTTATCCAGTAGGCACAAAAGTGACGCTTATTGGTAAGCAGGGTGACGAAAAAATATCGATTGATCAAGTAGCACAGCACTTAGAAACAATTAACTATGAAATTCCTTGTATGATTTCAGCTCGCGTACCAAGGGTAATTGTGAAGAATCAAGAACAAGTGAATATTACGAACTACTTGTTGAACAAGCACGATTGACGTAGAATTTAATAAATATTCAGCTTAAAAATTAAATTTATGCATAAAACAATACGTCGATTGACAATAATAGTGTAGAAATTGACAGAATTAACTTTCCATTAATACGTATGAGTGTTATGATAAGGAAAGATGAGACTATTGGTGTGTGTATTGATGTTGGAGGTGTATGTTTGTGTCTGAAGCGAGCGCAACTACAGAAATCCTGGTAAGATTGCCGAAAAATTTAGTATCGGAACTTGATCTTATGGTGAAACAAGAAAATGGTAACAGAAGCGAATTTATTTACCAAGCAACGAAATTATACCTTCGTGAGCGAAAAAAACGCCATATTCGCGAGTCTATGCGTCGCGGATATATGGAGATGGCAAAGATAAATTTAAACATTGCTTCTGAAGCTTTCTTAGCTGAGTCTGAAGCAAACCACACAGTGGATCGTTTAGTCAGCGGGGGGTAATGTCTTGGTAGTCAAACGCGGCGACGTTTATTTTGCTGACCTATCTCCTGTTGTTGGCTCAGAACAAGGAGGCGTTCGCCCTGTACTTGTCATCCAAAATGATATTGGAAATCGATTTAGTCCGACTGTCATTGTTGCTGCAATTACTGCTCAAATTCAAAAGGCAAAGTTGCCTACGCATGTAGAAATTAATGCGAAAAAATATGGGTTTGAGCGCGATTCAGTTATTTTGCTAGAGCAAATTCGAACAATTGACAAACAGCGACTAACTGATAAGATTACCCATTTAGATGATGAAATGATGGACAGAGTGGATGATGCCTTGCAAATCAGTGTAGGACTTATCGACTTTTAGAATTATACTTCCATTTATACTAAGTTGCTCCTTTAAGGGCAACTTTTTTAATTTGACGAAGAATAACTAGTAAACGTATATTGAAAGAAGAAATTTATTTAATAGGTTTATTAAATAGGATAAAAAATGGCGAAATAGCATAAAGAAATGTGATTTCTTACAAGGAGGAGCCCATGAATCAAAAAGAGTTATTTGATTATATTCAACAATCTAAAGCGGATATATTTGAACGTTGGCTTGTTACAATGAATGATATTGAAACAGGTCGAATTAAAAGCGTTGTATCGGAACAAGTCTATGTAAACGTTAGTTCAGATTTTGTGAATGTAGTTTTATCAAATGCATTTCGTTCTTTAAAAGAG from Bacillus sp. 1780r2a1 encodes the following:
- the uvsE gene encoding UV DNA damage repair endonuclease UvsE, whose protein sequence is MSTLVRLGYVAMSVQLQNASPSQTMTFAQFGRIRDRVAAISKLERIAISNLENCLRLLKHNAWSEVEFFRLSSKLIPLANHPELSDWNYINALKPVMFKIRQFLEENPMRVDFHPDHFVVLNSTDKDIFKHSLETLQMHKKLLKGMGILPKNRCVLHVGGAYNDKEKALEQFIHNWGLVPHSIQEMIMLENDDTTFSVQDALYLCEKLNIPLIFDLHHHQANHENPDWKEYWPRIVATWEQEKLPLKMHISSPKSSKEFRAHADYIDAEEFYSFLQSISGTIPQIDCMIEAKQKDAALFKLMNDLKMYKGIKIVNGSTFIVK
- a CDS encoding rhomboid family intramembrane serine protease; translated protein: MIFVRTESFREFRTYYPITFLLLCIHIILWILFLIPVQSIQSLFYNFIGYNGAISQGEYWRLATSMFLHNSFGHLLFNSFSLFLFAPRLERELSRYKFLGFYMACGILANVLTFIIQPAYYSHVGASGAIFGIFGAYIYFIRNKTIYFTKSDQQIVIVLLIIGLLSGFLNSGVNNVAHIGGFISGYLLTILFARK
- the acpS gene encoding holo-ACP synthase, with the protein product MIKGIGLDITELDRIEKLVKRQPSFVTRILTKNEKVSYDKLQGKRQIEFLAGRFSAKEAYSKALGTGIGKELSFQDIEVLNEHSGKPVLYVLNRNDNKDIHVSISHSQHYVVTQVIIESSSS
- a CDS encoding outer membrane lipoprotein carrier protein LolA, with the translated sequence MHKKFIGLFACAFLLLLLAACGEKSQQDVTDALDAKIEDMKGYKAEAEMKLNTGKDAQVYDVEIWHSKPTYYRVNLKNTKKDQSQMILRNDEGVFVLTPALNKSFRFQSDWPQNSSQAYLYESLVQDIVQDEGAEFKSNDKHYVFKTKTNYQNSTMLPKQEITLNKKDLTPVSVKIMDTDNKVLIEVDFSKVQFDSKFDKGAFDTKRNMTGAKIDVPTMATEKSDEFGVLYPEILPKGVKLAEEKKVEGENGERVVLKYEGKKSFTLVQEKAKVAETAVSTATLTAGEPFDLGFTVGALTDKTLSWSYDGIDFMIGSENLTPEEMSKVANSVQTQLGK
- the alr gene encoding alanine racemase, yielding MVKAFYRETWAEINADAILYNVQEIKKLLKPGQKLMAVVKANAYGHGDVEVADLALQAGANMLAVAFLDEAISLRQKGIKAPILVLGAVPPLYVKEAIKWNVIITAYSKQWIEEVMADQANNGKLTIHLKIDTGMGRLGLRSDDEIKEVATLLKSQSFMEVEGVFTHFATADELNSTYFQNQYNRFQNVVQLIQSLGINPPLIHCANSAAIFQQPENLFTAARLGISMYGLRPSPEMKEIISFPLKEAFSLHSTLVHVKKVEPGSGISYGITYESEKEEWIGTIPIGYADGWIRKLHNFNILVEGKKVPVVGRICMDQLMVRLPERYPVGTKVTLIGKQGDEKISIDQVAQHLETINYEIPCMISARVPRVIVKNQEQVNITNYLLNKHD
- a CDS encoding antitoxin endoai; this encodes MSEASATTEILVRLPKNLVSELDLMVKQENGNRSEFIYQATKLYLRERKKRHIRESMRRGYMEMAKINLNIASEAFLAESEANHTVDRLVSGG
- a CDS encoding type II toxin-antitoxin system PemK/MazF family toxin; the encoded protein is MVVKRGDVYFADLSPVVGSEQGGVRPVLVIQNDIGNRFSPTVIVAAITAQIQKAKLPTHVEINAKKYGFERDSVILLEQIRTIDKQRLTDKITHLDDEMMDRVDDALQISVGLIDF